AATGCTTCATGGGCTGCTTTTAATACTCTTGATCTTGAAAAAATTATCGTCCAAGAGTAAACAGACATTGCTAATAGTAACAACATAACAAACTTTACCAGCAGACTTGCTTGTAAAAATAAACCTAAAAAAGACATTTCAGCTTGCACAGGATATAACCTCTATCATTTCAGTTGGGATCGCAACGGCTTTCATTTTTTGTAAATTAACACACGCAATCAGAGTCTTTGCTTCACAAATAAGTTCCCCTTGCGCATTAAATATTTTTTGCAAAAAGATCAAGCTCGCTTTACGATGGCTTTCTATTTGAGTTTGCACCGTTAATAATTGATTAAACCGTGCCGACTTCGTAATATTCATTTCTACATTTTTAACCATAAAGGCAATATTTTTAGCTAAGAGTACATCTTGCTCAATATTCACCTCACGCAGGCACTCCGTTCGACCGCGCTCGAAAAACTTTAAATAATTTGCATAATAAACAACACCGCCAGCATCGGTATCTTCATAATAAACTCGGATCGCCAAGGTCGACATTAACATGCTGTTTTTCCATCATTAAAATTATTTTTATACGTTACTATAAATCTTTATTTTTGTCGAATAAAGCCCTTCTTTTTACACTCAAAAAAAAAGGGCTTATAAGCCCTTTTTTAAAATACAGCCGATCATTGCACTAAGAATTACAACATTGTGATCCTAGAAATAATAAAACCAAATAATATTGTCCATGAAAAATAAGGTGAAAAAAGTATTTTCCAAAGCCAAAAAATCGGATTAAAACCAATCCCATGGATAAAGGCTGCGCTCAATGCCAACATTAACAAACTCAAATAACCATGATCAAGTTGCGCACTACTTTGCGCAATATGTCCAGGATTAACCACCAACACCACACTGAGGAAAAGTGCCAATGTCATCGATACTAAGCGAGTGATCGCAAATTTAAAGGGGCGATGAAGAAAATCAATACATGCATTAACCTTATCCATTATTGCCCCTCTTTTTGGCCACTGT
The sequence above is a segment of the Psychromonas sp. CNPT3 genome. Coding sequences within it:
- the ybgC gene encoding tol-pal system-associated acyl-CoA thioesterase; amino-acid sequence: MLMSTLAIRVYYEDTDAGGVVYYANYLKFFERGRTECLREVNIEQDVLLAKNIAFMVKNVEMNITKSARFNQLLTVQTQIESHRKASLIFLQKIFNAQGELICEAKTLIACVNLQKMKAVAIPTEMIEVISCAS
- a CDS encoding cyd operon YbgE family protein → MDKVNACIDFLHRPFKFAITRLVSMTLALFLSVVLVVNPGHIAQSSAQLDHGYLSLLMLALSAAFIHGIGFNPIFWLWKILFSPYFSWTILFGFIISRITML